A stretch of Miscanthus floridulus cultivar M001 chromosome 13, ASM1932011v1, whole genome shotgun sequence DNA encodes these proteins:
- the LOC136499635 gene encoding uncharacterized protein, which translates to MMRNNTAASLTIVVGQQEGGPPLLRESARETEVYPISSDDTSRAREVVGAEETDAVEQPAPLLDEGSSALVRVRPEPHGWDHPRVLWRSRDDPEGEPLFALEDTVEGGRWSTFEQYRELAERSLRTALSVVADELPGVAQELETRSLGKSVFLRRERGIWDQLQRQRGLLADANELLLARSAEVEDLRLRCADAKVEAATAQTQLAPLAARIKELEEELTRAVSDRDAFRSRAEEATTSSKALAGQLGAEESAHRLTKGALNEALAAAEVSQIEAVVLRGTVEGEFESPCFVFFPLCSLPNFLV; encoded by the exons ggcccgccgttgttgcgggagagtgcccgggagacggaggtctatccgatctcctccgacgatacctcccgggcacgggaggtggttggcgccgaggagaccgacgcggtggagcagccggcgccgctcttagacgagggaagctcggcccttgtgcgggtacgacccgagccccacgggtgggatcacccgcgggtactatggcggagccgggacgaccctgagggggagcctttgttcgccctcgaggacacggtcgagggcgggcgctggagtaccttcgagcagtaccgcgagctggcggaacggtcgctacggacggcgctgtccgtggtggccgacgaactgcccggagtcgctcag gagctcgagactcggtccctcgggaagtcggtcttcctccggcgggagaggggaatctgggaccagcttcagaggcagaggggccttcttgccgatgctaacgagcttctgttggCCCGAagtgcggaggtggaggacctccgccttcgctgtgccgacgcgaaggtcgaggcggccacggcccagacgcagctcgcccccttggcggcgcggatcaaggagctggaggaggagcttacccgcgctgtcagcgaccgggatgccttcaggtcccgggctgaagaagcgacgacctcgagcaaggccctcgccgggcagctgggggcagaggagagtgcgcaccggctgaccaaaggcgctctgaacgaggcccttgctgcggctgaggtctcgcaaatcgaggctgtggttttgagggggacggtcgagggtgagttcgagtccccttgttttgttttcttccccttatgttcgcttcctaacttcctcgtatga